CCCAACACCCCACCTAGCGCACTAGAATACTTAGCTGATAATCCCGATCTCACTACTCGCCTGAGTATTGTACGTCATCCTAATACTCCCGCTAAAGTTTTAAGGCAAATCGTCGAAAATGCTCAAAGATCGGCTAATGCACCAAATACAACCAAAGATAGCCTGAAAAGTGGCTTATTCGGAGATGCTTACGATTTATTAATTGCGATCGCGTCTAATCCCAAAACTCCTATTGACGCATTAGAAATTATTGCCCGAAGAGAGTTTGTTAGTCCAACACGCGATCCTAAATCTATTTTGCCACCCAGAACGGATAATGATGTAATCAAATCTTTAGTTTATAATCCTAGTTTAACTCCAGAACTACTTAATATTCTCACTCAAGATCCCTGTCTTGATGTGCGAGTAGCTTTAACTCGTCATCCTAATCTAATTGAAGAATTATGGATAAAACTAACTGAAGATCAAAATATTTCTGTGAGAAAAGCTGTAGCATCTAAAATTAACGCGCCTATTAATATTTTAGAAACCATCGCACAAGATAACGTGACAGATGTTCGATTAGAAGTAGCGGGAAATAACAAAACTCCCAGTCAAGTTTTAGAACAATTATCACAAGACACAGAAGCAAAAGTAAGAACAAAAGTTGCAGCTAATCCTAATACTTCCATTAATATTCTAGAAATTTTAGCAGAAGATGAATCAGTAGAAGTACGTCGCGCTGTAGCTAATAATTTTAATACTCCTAAAGTAATTAAGAATTCTTTAAAAGATTTATTACCAACAACTAAAAGTAATAATCAAACAATTAGTCCTACTTTACGAGGACTTAGCCGTATTTACAACCACGCTACTGATGATTTACCTTCTCTATTATCAGAATATGTAGAACCAGAAGTTCCTTTTGTCCGTTTTATTTCTTTATTACATCCTTTAACGCCAATAGAAATATTAGAAAATGGTGCAAATTCTGTATCTTGGATCGAACGTTATGCAGTAGCAAATAATCCTGCTACACCTACAGAAATCAAACAACAACTTATCCAAGATAGTAATCAAATTGTTAGAGCAGTTGCTCTTAATAATTTACTTTTGTAGAGATATTTATGTAACTTTTAACTTTTTTTTAAAATAGTAATTTGGTACAAATAATGCATCCTGAAACCGAACAACGTTTAGCTACTTTGGAAGTAATTTTACAAAAAAATATAAGATATTATCTTCCTTGTCATGAAAATGGTGCTAACTTACAACCCTATGTTTGGAATACAAATATACAAGATAAATTCACGTCATTAAACCTAATTACATCTGAAGGCTGGATAAAAGAAACAGATCCCGAAGTTATATTTACAAACTGGCTATGGTCAGAACAAAATGGTTTGGCATCTCAAATTATTTATCTTTACAAAAAAGATAAAGCAAATATTTTGTTAGACGAAATTACTAAAAATACAAGATATCAACATTATTATAATTTATTATCATTATTAATCGACAACCTAGAAAATTTAAAAGCATTTAATATTAGCTGCAATGACAATTACTCTTTATCGCTTGTCGTTGGCAAAATTCCTGATCGTCAACGATGGATTTGTCTTTCTACAACTGTTCCTCAAGAAACACCTGAATTTATTAAAGATCTAATTCAGTGTTCGCCATTGATCGAAGAAGTAAGCTCTGATTTAAAAATAGAAAACCTTTCAAAAGTAGAAACTCAAATTAATGATATTTTAATGCAATTAGATACTATTAATATATATGGATATTATGATGGTGGTTACTGTCACACCCATAAGTTCAAAGTAATTTGTACATCAGAAATTACTCAAGAGGCTGCCGTCAACAAAGCTTTATTATCATCAGGTTTAGTAGAAATATACAATTTTGAAAAATTTACTATACAAGGAAGAGGAGGATGGGGTTTTGATAATTATGAAGAAAGTTTGACTAAATTTTTAAATGCTGTATTTCCTGATCTATTACTCTATCGTTTTTGTTTTTGGGATTACGAGCATCTTTATCTCTTAGGAAAAACAGGCGATCGCGATTTTGTTGGTGTTGCTCTCCATAGTCAGTTTACTTACAATCCTTAATCGAACTTGCCAACATCAAATACTCAAGAAAGTGCGATCGCCACTTCGGCAAAATCTAGTAGTTAACAACGATCCAGAGGAAGTAAGATTTTTAGCCAAACTATTGTGCCGATTCAGGAAAATAGAGATTAAGATAGTGCGAAGGATTAGCTTGATTTGCATTTATCTATCACTATTTAATTTTAACTATGGGAATTAATTCAATTGTTGAACAAGCTCTACAAGACGGCTATCTGACTCCGAGTATGGAAGCTGAAGTCGGCAGAATTTGTGATACAGCAGCCGAGTTATCAGTAGAAGAATACATGGCTCTAGACAAGCTTATGGGTTCTCTACTCACAGGAGAAGTGGTAGCTGTGCCTCGTAAGCAATTTATTAACGTCATGGAAGAATTAGTTCTCAGTGAAGCGATCGCCCGTGTAGCCGAAATTGAACAAACCAGCGATTCTTCTCTAGATGTCGGGGATATTGCTGCTTATGCCCTAAACCGTTTACCTCCTCTATATGCTACCACCGAAGAAGGGGCTAGTTATCAGCGTCAAAGAGCTAGGCAAGAACTACAAAATCTGATTCAAAAACAGGTTAACGAAGCGATCGCTCGCTATTTGGATCGCCCAGAATTCTTCCCCGAAAGACAGGCAATTAGCCAGAAAAACGATTCTCAAGTGG
The sequence above is a segment of the Pleurocapsa minor HA4230-MV1 genome. Coding sequences within it:
- a CDS encoding late competence development ComFB family protein, translating into MGINSIVEQALQDGYLTPSMEAEVGRICDTAAELSVEEYMALDKLMGSLLTGEVVAVPRKQFINVMEELVLSEAIARVAEIEQTSDSSLDVGDIAAYALNRLPPLYATTEEGASYQRQRARQELQNLIQKQVNEAIARYLDRPEFFPERQAISQKNDSQVASQLSSLLKDYAPSYEQNNNFS